The Macellibacteroides fermentans genome segment CAGCAGAACCGTGTGTTCCGTATCGAAAAACATATTCACAATTATCCGCATTGCTGGCGTACAGATAAGCCTGTTTTGTATTATCCGCTGGATAGCTGGTTTATCAAGACTACCGCTTGCCGCGAACGGATGATCGAACTGAATAATACAATTAACTGGAAACCGCAGAGCACCGGTACGGGCCGTTTTGGCAAGTGGCTGGAAAATCTGCAGGACTGGAACTTAAGCAGAAGCCGCTACTGGGGTACTCCGCTGCCTATCTGGCGTACAGAGGATGGCACGGAAGAGAAGTGCATCGGTTCGGTGGAAGAGCTTTACAATGAGATAGAAAGGTCTGTGAAGGCGGGCTTCATGGAAAGCAACCCGTATAAGGGTTTCGTTCCGGGTCAATACGATAAGGAGAATTACGATAAGATAGATTTGCACCGTCCGTATGTAGATGATATTATCCTGGTAAGTAATTGCGAGGGTAAGCCTATGAAACGTGAAACGGACCTGATTGATGTTTGGTTCGACTCGGGTGCGATGCCCTATGCCCAGATTCATTATCCGTTCGAGAACAAGGATGCGCTGGATAAGGGTTTTGTATATCCGGCCGACTTTATCGCAGAGGGTGTGGATCAGACCCGTGGTTGGTTCTTTACCTTGCATGCGATTGCTACCATGGTGTTCGACAGTGTGGCTTACAAGGCTGTAGTGTCTAACGGTCTGGTGCTGGATAAGAATGGTAACAAGATGTCTAAGCGGCTTGGCAATGCGGTGGATCCGTTCGAAACTATCGAACAGTACGGCTCGGATCCGCTTCGCTGGTATATGATTACCAACGCCTCTCCGTGGGATAATATTAAGTTTGACGTGGACGGCATCGAAGAGGTGCGCCGCAAATTCTTCGGTACATTGTATAATACCTACTCGTTCTTTGTGCTGTATGCCAACGTGGACGGGTTTGATTACAAGGAGGCCGACGTACCCATGGAGGAACGTCCGGAAATTGACCGCTGGATTTTGTCGCTGCTCAATTCGCTGGTAAAGGATGTGGATGGTTTCTATGATACATACGAGCCTACACGTGCCGGTCGCGCCATATCCGATTTTGTAAACGACAACCTGAGCAACTGGTACGTACGTTTGAACCGCCGCCGTTTCTGGGGTGGGGGAATGACTACCGATAAGCTTTCGGCATACCAGACGTTGTATATCTGTCTGGAAACGGTTGCCAAATTGATGGCGCCTATCGCTCCGTTCTATGCGGATCAGCTTTTTACAGACTTGATTGCCGTAACGGGCCGCGATAAATCCGAGTCTGTTCACCTGGCCGACTTCCCTGTTTGCAACGAGGCGTGGGTTGACAAAGACCTGGAAGAGCGTATGCAGCTGGCACAGTCTATCTCGTCTATGGTATTGGCTTTGCGCAGAAAGGTGAACATCAAGGTTCGTCAGCCGCTGCAGGCTATCATGGTTCCGGTGGCCGATGCTCATCAGCAGGCGGCAATCGAACTGGTGAAGAACCTGATTCTGAACGAGGTGAATGTGAAGGAGCTTACCTTTGTGGATAATGCCGCCGGTATTTTGGTGAAACGTATCAAACCTGACTTCAAGAAGTTAGGTCCGCGTTACGGAAAGGTGATGAAACAGCTTGCTGCAGCAATCCAGGCTATGACGCAGGAAAACATCCAGCAGTTTGAAGCTACGGGAAGTTTTGCCTTCGATATCGATGGTCAGCAGGCCGTTGTGGAGTTGGCCGACGTAGAGGTGATCTCGGAAGATATTCCGGGCTGGTTGGTGGCCAACGAAGGTCGTCTGACGGTTGCCCTGGACATTACCGTTACCGAAGAACTTCGTCTGGAAGGTTTGGCCCGCGAGCTGGTAAACCGGATACAGAACATCCGTAAGTCCAGCGGTTTCGATATAACAGACAAGATCACGATCGCCGTTTTATCGTCCGAAGACATGGATCCGGCCATCCGCGCCTACAGCTCATACATTGCCGGTCAGGTACTTGCCGAATCTATTGAGATTGCAGATGTGGTGAGCGATGGAACCGAACTTGATTTCGAAGAATTCAAATTAACTGTAAAAGTTGAGAAGGCTTGAAATAATAAGTAAATTAGCATATCACTTTTGTTGCAGCAAATAATATTTTACGTATATTTGAGCTGTTACAGGGTGAAAGAAAATAATAGTATTGTTGAACCATAAATTAATGAACCATGGCAGAAAAGACTAGATATTCGGATGCAGAACTTGAGGAGTTCAAAGCAATTATACTCGATAAGTTAGACATCGCGAAGAAAGATTATGAGTTGTTACGCTCGGGGGTTACAAACTCGGACGGTAACGATGTTGCCGATACTTCTCCTACATTTAAAGTGTTGGAAGAGGGGGCTGCTACGCTTTCAAAAGAAGAGGCCGGCAGATTGGCACAACGTCAGATGAAGTTTATTCAAAGTCTGCAGGCTGCCCTGATCCGTATCGAAAACAAAACGTATGGTATTTGCCGCGAAACCGGTAAATTGATTCCTAAAGAGAGATTACGTGCTGTACCGCATGCTACGTTAAGCATCGAAGCAAAACAGGGCGGCGTACGGTGATTGAATTTTAAGAGATAATTCACAATTCGGCAAGCAGGCAGACAGATTGTTTTGCAAGTTTGTCGAATTGTTTTTTGCGAAACAGGTAATTATAAACAAACAATGAAGTATTCCAAAGGGTGGGGCGCAGTGCTGATTATTTTGATTCTGCTAACTGCCGATCAGGCGCTTAAGATCTGGATTAAAACGCACATGCAATTGCATGAAAGTATTGAAATTACAAAGTGGTTTTATCTTTACTTCACCGAAAATCCGGGTATGGCTTTCGGCATCGAGGTGATTGGTAAACTTTTCCTTTCCGTATTCCGGATCATTGCTGTTGGTTTTATTGGCTATTATCTGTATGGATTGGTAAAGAAAAACTATAGCTTCCGCTTTATTGCCTGTATCGCGCTGATCTGGGCCGGAGCCATGGGGAATATTATCGATTCAATCTTTTACGGAGTGGTGTTCGACCATAGTTATGGTCAGGTTGCCACCTTTATGCCCGCCGGAGGAGGTTACGAGACCTGGCTGCACGGAAAGGTTGTGGATATGTTTTATTTCCCTATTGTGCAGACCGTAATGCCCGAATGGGTGCCTGTATGGGGTGGAGAGGAGTTTGTGTTTTTCCGTCCTATCTTCAACCTGGCTGATTCGGCGATTTGCGTAGGGGTATTCGTGTTGCTGATATTTTATCGTCATACCTTGTCCGAAAGTCTTGCAAAAGAAACAAAAGCTACAGAAACGCATGCGTAGTAAACTTTCAAGATATAGTTTTGCTTTTCTTACATCGTTGGCTTTAATTGCTTGCAGCAAAGTGCCCGAGGGCATTCTGAAAGAGAAGGAGATGCAGGCGGTTATGGTGGACGTATACCTTGCCGAGGCCATGATTGGTACGGATTACCTGAAATATAAAGAGGATGCTTCCAAGCAGGCGCTTTACGAGTCGGTTTTCCGTAAACATAATACCACCCAGGCTGTATACGACAGTTCCATCGTATGGTATGGAAAGAATCTGAAAATCTACATGGAGGTGTACGACGGTGTGCTGGCCGAAATAGACAGCCGCACCAAAGCATTGGGCGATGTTCAGGCCAATGCCGGTCCTGCTACCGAACGTGATTCGTTAAATATATGGCCACGCCGTCCGTTTATCACCTTCGAAGGTGTACAGGGTGGGCTTGTGTCGTACCAGATAAAGCCCGAGGTTCCCTACGGATCGGGCAGTACATTTGTGCTGGGCCTCAATGTGTGGGGAATTCATAACGGGATGAAGCATTATCCCGAAATAAAACTGAGTGTGGTGCAGCTGGATACTACGGTGAATGTAGTCCGGACGATTACCCGCGACGGATACCATCAGGTGGTGCTTCGTTCGCTGCCGGCCCGACAGGTGCAGCAGGTGTACGGCTACATCCGGATGCTTACTCCCGATACCCGTGTGCATAAGGTGTATGTTGACAGTCTGACTCTGATGAAGTACAATTACGGTACGGAGGTGATTACTCCACAGGAGCTTCCTGCAGATTCTGTAGTCGTAAAAGGCACGCCGGCCGATTCCGTACATACCGATTCCATGCATTCTGATTCCATGCTTAAAAAGAGACCCTTGCGTGTGAGCCCCAAGCTTGCCAAGAGTCCGGTTAATTGATTTCCGTGAAAAGATTTGCTGCAAATTATATTGCTTGCCAGTCTGTAGACAGACTGCATTATGTGGAGGTGACGTCCGGGTCCGTTCTGAATGGGGTATTCCCTTTGGAAAAGGAGCTGGCCGGCACCTCTTTCCTTAACGGCGTTATCTGGGTGGTACCTGCTGCCTTAGGGTGGGAGGTAGCGGATGTATGGAGCAGGCTGACTGCCATTCACCAACAGATGCCCGATGCCAGCGTGCCGGAGATGCTGAAAGAGCTTATCGGCACTTCGGCTGTACCTGCAGTAGGGGAACAGATAGCCATCGTTGAAAAATCTAAACTAATTCAGGATAGCAGTAACAACGAGCAGCTAGCTTCTGATCAAGCAGCTGTATCCATAGAGGACGAGCTGCCAGCTTTCCTTGAAAGTTCTATATTGGATCAGGATGGGATCAATAACGAGCAGCCAGCTACTTATCTACCTGTACAAGGTAAGTCCGTTTCTTTATTTCTGATTAAGGGGATAAGCCTGTCTGCGGCGGAATTCGGCGCAGATAACAGCAGTGGCAATCGCTACGTTGAGGGACTCTGAGGTTTCTCTTCCTTCGGGGAAGTTGGGGATGTAGAGCTTTTCGTTGATTAGTGCCTCGATACCCAG includes the following:
- the ileS gene encoding isoleucine--tRNA ligase, which translates into the protein MSKKFAEYSKFDLSGVNKEVLKRWAEGDIFHKSLEIREGAPSFVFYEGPPSANGMPGIHHVIARSIKDIFCRYKTMKGFQVKRKAGWDTHGLPVELGVEKALGITKEDIGKKITVAEYNAACRKDVMKFTKEWEDLTNKMGYWVDMDDPYITYDNRYIETLWYLLKELYKQEMLYKGYTIQPYSPAAGTGLSTHELNQPGCYKDVKDTTCTAQFKIIDPKPEMAAFGEAFFLAWTTTPWTLPSNTALCVGPNVTYVAVQSYNPYTGMPMTAVLAKDLVAAYFNVKAEGIALADYKVGDKLIPYQIVGEWKGTELAGMKYEQLVPWVNPGEGAFRVITGDFVTTEDGTGIVHIAPTFGADDDRVAKANGVPPLMMVDKEGNQRPMVDLTGKFYLLEELDLDFIDGQMDKELYAIYAGRFVKNAYDPELTDADATLDIDLSVMLKQQNRVFRIEKHIHNYPHCWRTDKPVLYYPLDSWFIKTTACRERMIELNNTINWKPQSTGTGRFGKWLENLQDWNLSRSRYWGTPLPIWRTEDGTEEKCIGSVEELYNEIERSVKAGFMESNPYKGFVPGQYDKENYDKIDLHRPYVDDIILVSNCEGKPMKRETDLIDVWFDSGAMPYAQIHYPFENKDALDKGFVYPADFIAEGVDQTRGWFFTLHAIATMVFDSVAYKAVVSNGLVLDKNGNKMSKRLGNAVDPFETIEQYGSDPLRWYMITNASPWDNIKFDVDGIEEVRRKFFGTLYNTYSFFVLYANVDGFDYKEADVPMEERPEIDRWILSLLNSLVKDVDGFYDTYEPTRAGRAISDFVNDNLSNWYVRLNRRRFWGGGMTTDKLSAYQTLYICLETVAKLMAPIAPFYADQLFTDLIAVTGRDKSESVHLADFPVCNEAWVDKDLEERMQLAQSISSMVLALRRKVNIKVRQPLQAIMVPVADAHQQAAIELVKNLILNEVNVKELTFVDNAAGILVKRIKPDFKKLGPRYGKVMKQLAAAIQAMTQENIQQFEATGSFAFDIDGQQAVVELADVEVISEDIPGWLVANEGRLTVALDITVTEELRLEGLARELVNRIQNIRKSSGFDITDKITIAVLSSEDMDPAIRAYSSYIAGQVLAESIEIADVVSDGTELDFEEFKLTVKVEKA
- a CDS encoding TraR/DksA family transcriptional regulator, yielding MAEKTRYSDAELEEFKAIILDKLDIAKKDYELLRSGVTNSDGNDVADTSPTFKVLEEGAATLSKEEAGRLAQRQMKFIQSLQAALIRIENKTYGICRETGKLIPKERLRAVPHATLSIEAKQGGVR
- a CDS encoding lipoprotein signal peptidase — encoded protein: MKYSKGWGAVLIILILLTADQALKIWIKTHMQLHESIEITKWFYLYFTENPGMAFGIEVIGKLFLSVFRIIAVGFIGYYLYGLVKKNYSFRFIACIALIWAGAMGNIIDSIFYGVVFDHSYGQVATFMPAGGGYETWLHGKVVDMFYFPIVQTVMPEWVPVWGGEEFVFFRPIFNLADSAICVGVFVLLIFYRHTLSESLAKETKATETHA
- a CDS encoding DUF4296 domain-containing protein → MRSKLSRYSFAFLTSLALIACSKVPEGILKEKEMQAVMVDVYLAEAMIGTDYLKYKEDASKQALYESVFRKHNTTQAVYDSSIVWYGKNLKIYMEVYDGVLAEIDSRTKALGDVQANAGPATERDSLNIWPRRPFITFEGVQGGLVSYQIKPEVPYGSGSTFVLGLNVWGIHNGMKHYPEIKLSVVQLDTTVNVVRTITRDGYHQVVLRSLPARQVQQVYGYIRMLTPDTRVHKVYVDSLTLMKYNYGTEVITPQELPADSVVVKGTPADSVHTDSMHSDSMLKKRPLRVSPKLAKSPVN